A window of Pullulanibacillus sp. KACC 23026 genomic DNA:
CGAAACAGATTTAAAACAGTCCGACTGGGCGCTTTCAAGAGGATTAATGCTTCTCATGGCGGTTACTGCCGGAATAGGGGTAGCTAACCTCTATTATAACCAGCCTCTCCTTGCTGACATTGGTCACATATTTCACACCAATGCCCATCAAACCGGAAATATCTCAATGTTTACCCAAATAGGCTATGCGATCGGTCTTTTCTTTTTCGTCCCGCTCGCTGATATCAAAGAACGGCGTCGATTTATCGTTATCTTACTTCTCTGTGTCACCCTTTCTCTAATTGGTGTAGCAACCGCTCAAACGATGACTTGGATGTACATAGCCAGTCTTGCGGTCGGAATCACAACGATCGTCCCTCAAATCATGCTGCCGCTTGCCGCTTCACTGGCACCTCCTAAGGAACAAGGAAAAGCAATTGGGACTGTCTCAAGCGGTCTGTTATTTGGTATTTTGCTTGCTCGTACTGTTTCAGGCTTGGTCGGTGGCACTTTTGGATGGCGAATTATGTTTTGGCTCGCTGCCGTCCTTATGCTCCTTCTGGCTGTGACCTTGCGCCTTTTCTTGCCAAAGAATGAACCGGATACAACCATTACATATAAGCAGCTCTTTCAATCCATCTTCACCCTTGTGAAGCAGCATGGAACGCTCCGTGAAGCTGCCATTATAGGTGCGATGATGTTCGGCAGTTTTAGCGCTTTCTGGACCTCACTCACTTATTTTGTAGAAGGCCCTCATTACAACTTTAATAGCCAAATTGCGGGACTATTTGGTCTGGTAGGAGTAGTCGGTGCGTCCATGGCCCCTATCGTTGGGCGGGCAGCTGACCGAGTGAAGCCCAAAATAATTGCCGGATCGCTAATGGCCCTTACCTTCTTTTCTTTTATATTATTCGGGACAATTGGCTCATTTCTGTGGGGGTTAATCATTGGTATTATTCTGTTAGATCTAGGAATTCAGGGTACACAAGTTGCCAATCAATCGCGAATTTACCCGCTCGCCCCCCATGCGAGAAGCCGGCTCAATACCGTTTTCATGGTCAGTACTTTTTTAGGTGGCGCACTCGGTTCCTCTCTTGGAAGCTTTGCTTGGAAAGAGTGGGGATGGACAGGCGTCTGCACCACTTGCTGTCTAATGGTAGCCTGTGGACTCCTTGTTTGGCTATTAGGTTTTCGGCGCCGGTCCTAATAAGAAAAGCTCTAGAAAAAGACAGTCGCTATTTTTCCAATTCTTATAGGCAAAGCAGTCCATTCTGCTTTGCCTCATCTTTTTGTTGTCTATTGATTTCCCTTACCCCGTCTTCTACCTGTAAGAATGATTAAAGCAACGATAAATAAAACCGGTATGGCTATGTATAATATCGACATGGCATTATGCAAAAATGGACTCATGACGTATGTATCCTCCTTGATTCTGTAGAGTATATACATAGTCTTCCACACTTATCCCCTAACTTATCCCACTCATTCGTTACTTTCAGGAATAACGTAGCGAAATGCTTTAACGATAATGCCATCGCCAGCAGGTTCAAAATCATATTCAGCCAACCGTTCAAAACCCATTTTTGTATAGAGAGCCATAGCCTGCTCCATAAAATCACCAGTATGTAGACCTATTGCTTTGTGTTCGCACTCGCGAGTTAAATCGATACACGTCTGAATAAGCTTGCGAGCCACTCCTTTTCCCCGGGCCCGAGGAGCCACTGCAAGCATTCGGATCTCAGGAAATTCAGACATCCCAGTTAGACCTTTGTACGCATCTGTGTTCTCAGGACACAGAACGACGCTCCCGACAATATCCCCGTCTACTTCAGCTACAAATAGCTCTGCTCCCTCGTCCACATCTGCTGCCGAAGAAATAGCTTGTTTTAAAGCCTCCCAGTGAGCGGATGGAAGTCGAGAAGCGTGCTCCTCATAGGCCTTGACTCTTTGAGTTCGAATGTGTTCTAATTCATGATCTCTATATTCTCTGATCATCACCATTATAAAAAACTCCTTCTATTTAAATTTAAAAGGGTAAACCAATTTCTTTCAATAGTAACCAGTTTGTCATTAATAAAACATGCCTTTGTCGATCAATAGGGGCAACATGATTCGAATTTTTTGTTCTATAAAGTTTCAAAAAGTGAATACATTGGTTATATTTTAAGGGTATATCTTGTCACTTCCTTTAATTAGGGATATAGTTTACATGCGATAACTTCATCAAACCTAATATTAAGGGGGTACATTTTTAGCTTGAAAGCCCTCTAACTCTATATTAAAATTTTAAAACTTCTTTCTCTATAAAGTTTTACACTACCATGTTTGTGAGGAAAAAACATGAAAAGCCTTTCAACATTTCATCGTGTTCTGTTTTTGAGTTCAATCCTCTTAAGTCTCATTACTTTTCTATCTCCTGTACTTATGTCCATTCATGAGTTAAATCATGGTGGTTATTTTATAATATCTTATTATGAGCTAAGGTCAGATGTTAGTGATGCTTTAATTATCAGTTATGAAGTGCTCATGTGTATAAGCTTTGTGATGTCCTTTATTACATTTATACTATTTTTAGAGAAAAAGCGAATCTTTCTGAGATTATCAATTTTGTCAATGATCTTGAGTGTTTTTTATCCCATTGGTAGTGTTATTTTATTTATTTTGGTTATCGCACTCAGTTAACAAAAACCTCAAATACAAAAAACTAAAATTATTCAACAAGTAGAAAAAGAACCTTGGTCTAAAAATAGCCCAAGGTTCTTGTTTAATTTTCATGCTTCACTGTTTACTTTTCCTTTTAAAATATCTATATATGCGGCGATGATGTCATCTCTCGCATCATCAAAAGGGTAATTATGTTAATAATTTTTTTAAAAGAGGGCCAATGCCCCCTTTTGTTAGTTGGATATGTCTAACTCCTGTTCAAGCCGTGCAATTTGTTGTCTTATTTCCTTAATCCTTTCTAAGAGTCCCCGCTGCTCTTCCTCTTGTTCGACTTCTTCAGATACCAACTGGGTGTATTGGAGCTGAAGGGTGCTTAGTTGTCTCCTCTTTTCCTGATCATAACCGCGCTCCTCTTTAACCGATTGCCACTCTGCATAGGTACCAGGAAAATAGTGAAAACCATCATAAAGGGAGATCACCCTTGTAATCACCTTCTGTAATAAATAATGATCGTGGGACACTAATACCACAGCTCCAGGATAGAGTGTCAATGCCTCTTCTATTTTTTCCCTTGTCGCAATATCCAAATAATTAGTCGGTTCATCCAGGACGAGCAAATTCGCCTCTGATAAATAAAGGCGAACAAAGGCAACACGGCACTTTTCTCCCATACTTAAGCTCTTAATCGGTTTAAAGACATCTTCTTTTGGAAAAAGAAAACATGCGAGAATCGTTCTTGCTTCAGATTGGGTAAGCCCAGGAAGCGTTAAAATATAATCTAAAATCGTGCTTTCTTCAGGTAATTGATCCAGCTCTTGTTTAAAGTAACCGATCTTAAGTTCAGGATGCCTATAGATCACACCTTGATCGGGCTCAATGTCACCGATTATTAAATTTAAAAGCGTCGTTTTCCCGGCACCATTTTGACCTAATACCCCTAATCGATCTCCTTTTTCAATGAAAAAAGAAATGTCCTTGAACACTCGTCTTCCTCCGTACCCAAAATCAACATGATCAAAATGAAGCATGGAAGGACTTGAAAACGCCTGTGCATCAAAAGAGACGTTAATCCCCTCTTCTTCCTGAGGCTTCTTCACACGATGCTTCTCTAAGCGTTCAAGAGCCGCTTCTTTTGCTTTAAAACGCGTCATATTTTTATTCGCTCGTTTTTTGGCATGGGGATCCCGTTCACTTGCTGCGTTATGCGCTTTATTAAACCATGTCTTATAGGTTGAGATCGCTTCAACCAGGCTCTTGCGCTCTTGCTCCTGCTTTTTATAAGCGGCTTCAAGACTTTCACGCTCAAGCTCTTTTTGAGCGAGATAGTCCTTATAGCCGCCCTTATATTTTCTTATTCCTGAATCCGTGAGCTCATAAGTCGTGTGGGCTACCTTATCAATAAACGCCCGGTCATGAGAAACAAGCAAAACGGTTCCTTTATAATGATTGATCCATTCAGCTAGCCAGTGAATCGTTTCCACATCCAAATGATTGGTTGGTTCATCAAAGATAAGGAAAGAGGCCTCTTTCAGCTGCATGCGGGCAAGCTGCACTTTTGTTTTTTGCCCTCCGCTAAGCTCAGAAAAAGGTTGATCCCACTTATCCTCAGCGATCCCCATCTGCATGAGTGACCGCTCCACTTGCGTCTCCCATTCATAACCGTCCAAATCCATAAACTCCTGAAGCACCTTCATGTAAGCTTCAGTAAAAGCTGGATCGTGCTCGGCTTCTTTTGAAAGGCAATTCATTTGTTGCTTTAATCTATTCAGCACTGGTCGCTCTCTCTCGACAAACTCTCGGACGGTTTCTGAATCCGCTGCTTCAGGAGACTGCGCCATCCATGCCCAATCTGATTCCGCAAATTTTGACATGAGTTTCCCGCCTGAAATAGGTATTTGGCCAAGTATGGCTTTAAGAAAAGTGGTCTTCCCCTTTCCATTTTGCCCAATGAGAGCCACATGCTCCCCTTTCTCCAGTTCAATTGAACCATTTTTCAAAATGTCTCTTCCATTTATTTCAACATGAATCATTTCGGCTTTTAAGACTGGCATCCAGACATCATCTCCTCACTCACTAATTGGCTAACTTTTTCGGGAGAGAACCTCTTATAATGCCTTTTTTGCACCAAAAAAGCACAAGCGTCTGCTTGTGCTCCGTGAGAATTCAGATCTAGTCATCGTTTTAAAATAGAACAGCAAACCATTGTTAACCTAGGAGACCGTTCCTTCGTTCAACATACACACCTTCAAACGACTCTTCGCTCTCCTATAAAAATATGGCTGCTTATCCGATATCTATTTTTAGACAGACTAATCCTCTCTTCTCTGCACAAAACAGAGGTTCCCTTATCACTATAAAACTTGTGTGGGAAATGGATTAGTTCTTCATGACGTCTAAAATAGATACCTCCTTCGCAACATTCTCCCTTAGTTTATCAACAAACTATTTTGAAATCAATGGGCCTGTGAGGAATCATTTTAATTCATCTGACCTTTACACCTGCTAATGAATCAAAAGTGCATCACTCATGGACTAAGTGCAGAAGATAGGGGGTAGATCGAGCTAAGATTTTGAAAGACGACATTTGACATTGAACAAAAATTAAGGTAAATTACCAAATGTACGAACAATTTATCACAGATTAAATATAAACGTTCGGATTAGGAGTGTAAAACTAAATGGAAAACGTATTCGATTATGAAGATATTCAGCTAATTCCTAATAAATGTATTGTTAACAGCCGTTCAGAATGTGATACACGCGTACAGTTTGGCGGCAGAACTTTCAAGCTTCCTG
This region includes:
- the abc-f gene encoding ribosomal protection-like ABC-F family protein, which gives rise to MPVLKAEMIHVEINGRDILKNGSIELEKGEHVALIGQNGKGKTTFLKAILGQIPISGGKLMSKFAESDWAWMAQSPEAADSETVREFVERERPVLNRLKQQMNCLSKEAEHDPAFTEAYMKVLQEFMDLDGYEWETQVERSLMQMGIAEDKWDQPFSELSGGQKTKVQLARMQLKEASFLIFDEPTNHLDVETIHWLAEWINHYKGTVLLVSHDRAFIDKVAHTTYELTDSGIRKYKGGYKDYLAQKELERESLEAAYKKQEQERKSLVEAISTYKTWFNKAHNAASERDPHAKKRANKNMTRFKAKEAALERLEKHRVKKPQEEEGINVSFDAQAFSSPSMLHFDHVDFGYGGRRVFKDISFFIEKGDRLGVLGQNGAGKTTLLNLIIGDIEPDQGVIYRHPELKIGYFKQELDQLPEESTILDYILTLPGLTQSEARTILACFLFPKEDVFKPIKSLSMGEKCRVAFVRLYLSEANLLVLDEPTNYLDIATREKIEEALTLYPGAVVLVSHDHYLLQKVITRVISLYDGFHYFPGTYAEWQSVKEERGYDQEKRRQLSTLQLQYTQLVSEEVEQEEEQRGLLERIKEIRQQIARLEQELDISN
- a CDS encoding MFS transporter; its protein translation is MNETDLKQSDWALSRGLMLLMAVTAGIGVANLYYNQPLLADIGHIFHTNAHQTGNISMFTQIGYAIGLFFFVPLADIKERRRFIVILLLCVTLSLIGVATAQTMTWMYIASLAVGITTIVPQIMLPLAASLAPPKEQGKAIGTVSSGLLFGILLARTVSGLVGGTFGWRIMFWLAAVLMLLLAVTLRLFLPKNEPDTTITYKQLFQSIFTLVKQHGTLREAAIIGAMMFGSFSAFWTSLTYFVEGPHYNFNSQIAGLFGLVGVVGASMAPIVGRAADRVKPKIIAGSLMALTFFSFILFGTIGSFLWGLIIGIILLDLGIQGTQVANQSRIYPLAPHARSRLNTVFMVSTFLGGALGSSLGSFAWKEWGWTGVCTTCCLMVACGLLVWLLGFRRRS
- a CDS encoding GNAT family N-acetyltransferase → MVMIREYRDHELEHIRTQRVKAYEEHASRLPSAHWEALKQAISSAADVDEGAELFVAEVDGDIVGSVVLCPENTDAYKGLTGMSEFPEIRMLAVAPRARGKGVARKLIQTCIDLTRECEHKAIGLHTGDFMEQAMALYTKMGFERLAEYDFEPAGDGIIVKAFRYVIPESNE